One genomic segment of Paenibacillus xylanexedens includes these proteins:
- a CDS encoding putative holin-like toxin has product MLTFGIFILAMLTFIKKR; this is encoded by the coding sequence ATGCTTACTTTTGGCATTTTTATTTTGGCTATGTTAACTTTCATTAAAAAGCGGTAG